One Bombus pyrosoma isolate SC7728 linkage group LG9, ASM1482585v1, whole genome shotgun sequence genomic window carries:
- the LOC122570753 gene encoding MFS-type transporter SLC18B1-like yields MMAQFTKRQWLTVIVISIADFANAICVSLQAPFYPQEAEKKGASPSEYGLVFGIFEFIVFIISPVYGQYLHRIGPKLLFNGGILTTGTCAIFFGLLDKVNGHYPFIALSFVIRIVEAIGNAAFLTASFAIIAKEFPDNVATTFASLETFFGLGLIVGPTVGGALYQVGGYTTPFVVLGSALFTTAVMTIFILPVHSNSSEATHSTVGVTKALRIPGVLIATSSIIATSMSIGFLQATLEPHLRQFNLSPIVLGLMFVINGGTYAITAPAWGWLCDKHSHPKVATVAGCILVVVGFCLVGPAPFIPCSTTLWMTICGLVIHGLGMAAQLVASFTDALRTSIQYGFSNNLETYGLISGLWTSTFALGAFIGPSVAGILLDNIGFRNATMFIVFLHMLVGVMAAVFLSVCTQNHKPYTEISATENLRIPLTDSERSRSGSHRHVRGQGVPIDRPNGMNSLIVCNSYSNRAGAWSRASYSGRYSHSYGSIETKRYLELTT; encoded by the exons GCCGAGAAAAAAGGAGCATCTCCGTCAGAATATGGATTGGTCTTTGGAATTTTCGAGTTCATCGTCTTTATCATCAGTCCCGTTTATGGACAATAC TTACATCGAATCGGACCAAAACTGTTGTTCAACGGCGGCATCCTGACGACAGGAACCTGCGCCATCTTCTTCGGTCTGCTGGACAAGGTGAACGGCCATTATCCCTTTATAGCCCTTTCGTTCGTGATTAGAATCGTCGAGGCTATAGGAAATGCGGCATTTCTCACCGCCAGCTTCGCCATTATCGCCAAGGAATTCCCGGATAACGTCGCTACCACCTTTGCCAGCTTGGAGACATTTTTTGGCCTGGGTCTCATTGTTGGGCCAACTGTTGGCGGTGCCCTTTATCAG GTCGGTGGATATACGACGCCATTTGTTGTCTTAGGATCAGCCCTCTTTACCACTGCAGTTATGACCATTTTTATCCTACCGGTTCACTCTAACAGCAGCGAAGCAACTCACAGTACAGTAG gcGTGACGAAGGCGTTGAGAATTCCAGGCGTACTGATCGCCACATCATCCATAATCGCGACCAGCATGAGCATAGGATTTTTGCAAGCTACCCTTGAGCCACATTTAAGGCAATTTAACTTGAGCCCTATCGTTCTGGGCTTAATGTTTGTTATTAATGGTGGCACATATGCCATTACCGCTCCTGCGTGGGGCTGGCTCTGCGATAAGCACTCACATCCAAAA gTGGCCACCGTAGCTGGATGTATTCTCGTGGTCGTAGGATTCTGTTTAGTAGGTCCAGCACCTTTCATACCGTGCTCGACTACGCTTTGGATGACAATTTGTGGTCTGGTAATTCACGGTTTAGGCATGGCTGCACAGCTGGTTGCCAGTTTCACGGATGCATTGAGGACATCGAT ACAATACggattttcaaataatctgGAGACCTACGGCCTAATCAGCGGACTATGGACCAGCACGTTTGCTCTTGGAGCATTTATTGGTCCGAGCGTAGCAGGAATTTTATTGGACAATATTGGATTTCGAAATGCTACTATGTTCATCGTGTTTCTTCACATGCTTGTG GGCGTGATGGCGGCAGTGTTCTTGAGCGTCTGCACACAAAACCATAAACCATACACAGAGATCAGCGCGACGGAAAACTTAAGGATACCGTTGACGGACAGCGAGCGCTCGCGGAGCGGGAGTCATCGTCATGTTCGCGGTCAGGGCGTGCCGATCGATAGGCCCAACGGCATGAACTCCCTGATCGTGTGCAACAGTTATTCGAACAGAGCCGGTGCTTGGTCCCGAGCATCGTACAGCGGCCGTTATTCCCATAGTTATGGTTCGATCGAGACGAAAAGGTATCTGGAGTTGACCACGTGA